One segment of Massilia sp. Se16.2.3 DNA contains the following:
- a CDS encoding BrnA antitoxin family protein gives MNQTHAAASQLAPVHAAPVRRTRPPKRKTRITIYLDDEVLNEFRNLSERCGTGYQTLINAALRTRLATGGAEPSLL, from the coding sequence ATGAACCAGACCCACGCCGCCGCCAGCCAGCTTGCCCCAGTTCACGCCGCGCCGGTGCGCCGCACGCGTCCGCCGAAGCGCAAGACCCGCATCACGATCTATCTCGACGACGAGGTGCTGAACGAGTTCCGCAACTTGTCCGAGCGCTGCGGTACCGGCTACCAGACCCTGATCAACGCCGCCCTGCGTACCCGCCTGGCAACCGGGGGCGCCGAACCGAGCCTGCTGTGA
- a CDS encoding HU family DNA-binding protein, whose amino-acid sequence MKKGELIAEFAKRTEMSGTAANSAVNTIIEIITERLKKGDTVGITGFGTFSVTKRAARKGRNPATGEVIKIAASKTPRFAAGATLKAAVNPRKK is encoded by the coding sequence ATGAAAAAAGGCGAACTGATCGCGGAATTTGCCAAGCGTACCGAGATGTCCGGTACCGCTGCCAACAGCGCGGTCAACACGATCATCGAGATCATCACCGAGCGTCTGAAAAAAGGCGACACGGTCGGCATCACCGGCTTCGGCACGTTCTCGGTGACCAAGCGCGCAGCGCGCAAGGGTCGCAACCCGGCAACCGGCGAAGTCATCAAGATCGCCGCGTCGAAGACCCCGCGTTTTGCTGCCGGCGCCACCCTGAAGGCCGCCGTCAATCCGCGCAAGAAGTAA